In a single window of the Gemmatimonadota bacterium genome:
- a CDS encoding amino acid permease, which yields MLSHLTPHASHSPARREPPSTVTTPPPVGYARTLGLFSATMMVIGGIIGSGIFLNPSVVASRMGSRNGTLLVWVLGAVIALLGAFVFAELGRRRPLAGGGYAYLREAFGPLAGFLYGWALLLIMATGAIAAVAMTFAGYATDLFGLPAGQQPMLAAGAILLLTGINVIGVKPAAWTQNVFTLLKLLAIAVLVIAAFSAPAAVNQAEAPIEAGSTLLKVGAALVPVLFAFGGWQQTNFIAEELRDPERDLPRALILGVIGVVVAYLLVNVAYLRVLGPAGLAASHAPAAETMAGIAGESGRRLIAAGIVASTFGFLNLVILVSPRVYQAMARDGLFFKSFATLHPTWRTPVAAIVVQGAWAILLLFSGTYGALLDYVVFADWIFFGLTAATLFALRRADGDRVVPFLVPLHPWTTLAFVAAAAYVVLGSLASNPGNALRGGGLLLLGIPVFLYWRQRAATT from the coding sequence ATGCTCTCCCACCTCACCCCTCACGCCTCACATTCACCTGCGCGCCGGGAGCCCCCCTCGACCGTGACGACCCCGCCACCCGTCGGCTACGCCCGCACCCTGGGGCTGTTCTCCGCCACCATGATGGTCATCGGCGGCATCATCGGCTCGGGGATCTTCCTCAATCCGTCGGTGGTCGCCTCCCGGATGGGCAGCCGCAACGGCACCCTCCTGGTCTGGGTGCTGGGCGCGGTGATCGCGCTGCTGGGGGCCTTTGTCTTCGCCGAGCTGGGGCGACGCCGACCGCTCGCCGGCGGCGGCTACGCCTACCTGCGGGAGGCGTTCGGGCCGCTCGCCGGCTTCCTCTACGGCTGGGCCCTGCTGCTCATCATGGCGACCGGGGCGATCGCGGCGGTGGCGATGACATTCGCCGGGTACGCCACCGATCTCTTTGGCCTCCCCGCCGGGCAGCAGCCGATGCTGGCGGCCGGGGCGATCCTCCTGCTGACCGGCATCAACGTGATCGGCGTCAAGCCGGCGGCGTGGACCCAGAACGTCTTCACGCTGCTCAAGCTCCTGGCCATTGCGGTGCTGGTGATCGCGGCGTTCTCGGCCCCGGCCGCGGTGAACCAGGCCGAGGCGCCGATCGAGGCGGGGTCGACGCTGCTCAAGGTCGGTGCGGCACTGGTGCCGGTGCTCTTCGCCTTTGGCGGATGGCAGCAGACCAACTTCATCGCCGAGGAGCTGCGCGATCCGGAGCGCGATCTCCCGCGTGCGCTGATCCTCGGCGTGATCGGCGTGGTGGTGGCATATCTGCTGGTGAACGTGGCGTACCTGCGCGTGCTGGGGCCGGCCGGATTGGCCGCGAGCCACGCGCCCGCGGCCGAAACGATGGCGGGGATCGCGGGCGAGAGCGGACGTCGGCTGATCGCCGCAGGGATCGTGGCGTCGACGTTCGGCTTCCTGAATCTGGTGATTCTCGTCTCGCCGCGGGTCTACCAGGCGATGGCGCGCGATGGGCTCTTCTTCAAGTCGTTCGCGACGCTGCATCCGACCTGGCGCACGCCGGTGGCCGCGATCGTGGTGCAGGGCGCCTGGGCAATCCTCCTGCTCTTCTCGGGAACGTACGGCGCACTGCTCGACTATGTCGTCTTCGCCGACTGGATCTTCTTCGGTCTGACCGCGGCGACGCTCTTTGCGCTGCGCCGCGCCGACGGCGATCGGGTCGTGCCATTCCTCGTGCCGCTGCATCCGTGGACCACGTTGGCCTTCGTCGCCGCCGCGGCGTATGTGGTGCTCGGTTCCCTGGCCTCCAATCCGGGCAATGCCCTCCGCGGCGGCGGTTTGCTGCTGCTCGGCATCCCCGTCTTCCTCTACTGGCGCCAGCGCGCCGCCACCACATGA
- a CDS encoding proline dehydrogenase family protein has product MMRSGLLWLSERKSIFNFVRSNGLAKKFASRFVAGETLATGEAAAKELQAKGITSSLDLLGESVHAEAEANAARDAYIAILRGMKAAGLEVNASLKPTQMGLDIDEGLAVRNITAILEVAKETGAFVRMDMEGSAYTQRTIDFYEKQVPEALRSHTGLVIQAALRRSTEDIEHLIRIGARVRLCKGAYMEPAEVAYPVKADVDAHYVRLMHRLLTDGNYPGIATHDEAMLTEAKRFVAEKGIARDRFEFQMLYGVRRDLQEQLVREGYRIRVYIPFGTQWYPYLMRRLAERPANIAFILGNVVKEGLGRS; this is encoded by the coding sequence ATGATGCGTTCCGGCCTGCTCTGGCTCTCCGAGCGGAAGTCCATCTTCAACTTCGTCCGCAGCAACGGGCTGGCGAAGAAGTTTGCCTCGCGATTCGTCGCCGGCGAGACCCTCGCCACCGGCGAAGCTGCCGCCAAGGAGCTCCAGGCCAAGGGGATCACCTCATCCCTCGATCTCCTCGGCGAGAGTGTCCATGCCGAGGCCGAGGCCAACGCTGCGCGCGACGCCTACATCGCCATTCTCCGCGGGATGAAGGCGGCCGGTCTCGAGGTGAATGCCTCGCTCAAGCCAACCCAGATGGGGCTCGACATCGACGAGGGCCTCGCGGTACGCAACATCACCGCCATCCTCGAGGTCGCCAAGGAGACCGGCGCCTTCGTCCGGATGGACATGGAAGGGTCGGCCTACACCCAGCGCACCATCGACTTCTACGAGAAGCAGGTCCCCGAGGCGCTCCGCAGCCACACCGGCCTGGTGATCCAGGCGGCGCTGCGTCGTTCCACCGAGGACATCGAGCACCTGATTCGCATCGGCGCGCGCGTCCGCCTCTGCAAGGGCGCCTACATGGAGCCGGCCGAGGTGGCCTACCCGGTCAAGGCCGACGTCGACGCGCATTATGTGCGGCTGATGCATCGCCTGCTGACGGACGGCAACTACCCCGGGATCGCCACGCATGACGAGGCGATGCTGACCGAGGCGAAGCGCTTCGTCGCCGAGAAGGGTATCGCCCGCGACCGCTTCGAGTTCCAGATGCTCTACGGCGTGCGGCGCGACCTGCAGGAACAGTTGGTGCGCGAGGGCTACCGGATCCGCGTCTACATCCCGTTCGGCACGCAGTGGTATCCGTACCTGATGCGCCGGCTCGCCGAGCGCCCCGCCAACATCGCGTTCATTCTCGGCAACGTCGTCAAGGAGGGGTTGGGGCGCTCGTGA
- a CDS encoding protein kinase: MTDPTPHPLPALLKEALGDAYTIEGEIGRGGMGVVYRARDERLQRRVAIKALPPELAFSSEIRERFTREAQTAAKLAHPHIVPIHDVGQGKGIVYFVMGLIEGESLAARIRRRGRVPAEETRRIMRETADALSAAHALSIIHRDIKPDNILLEGTRGRVMVTDFGIAKAMSSTSSATLTSAGMAIGTPSYMSPEQAAGEREIDGRSDLYSVGVVAYQMLSGELPFNAPTVAGILMKHITEVAPLLHEKYPDIPEDLSLAVARCLEKDPENRWASAEALRRALESRSVAGYRPTGLGMRAAERAAAPNRTASPNRAGNPTRPSPRPLARPPLGDRGTARPTRAPLGDAAGNRNNLPGRPAARDVGGLRDAGRVAREQGRAVRRGLKNNEPALPETGEPKLVRQARAEFAKFAAVVGGCFMINVATGLDGPWFLFVAGGMSIGLFKRYSELWQAGYSWRDVLNRPDAPDAIPASQTKALKGIRQVAAPKPEEYGPWLPKMQQVYGDRSAIISLWGSLTDTDRSMFPEMIQTIDGLHDRAGQLARTLNDMDRVGVQDVVTIEARLAELKSRPESEERDRQQAMLDRQLKACLDLQNRRTEITDKLESSVLMMQGLRLELLRIKERGVGAMSDNLALATQQARAITRDIDNAISAAAEVKGL; encoded by the coding sequence ATGACCGATCCCACACCGCATCCTCTGCCGGCCCTCCTCAAAGAGGCGCTTGGCGATGCTTATACGATCGAGGGAGAGATCGGTCGCGGCGGCATGGGGGTGGTGTACCGCGCGCGGGACGAGCGACTGCAACGACGGGTGGCGATCAAGGCGCTCCCGCCGGAGCTGGCGTTCTCGAGCGAGATCCGCGAGCGGTTCACGCGCGAGGCGCAGACGGCCGCCAAGCTGGCCCATCCGCACATCGTGCCCATTCACGACGTCGGCCAGGGGAAAGGCATCGTCTATTTCGTGATGGGGCTGATCGAGGGCGAGTCGCTCGCCGCGCGCATTCGTCGCCGTGGCCGCGTCCCGGCCGAGGAGACGCGCAGGATCATGCGTGAGACGGCCGACGCACTCTCGGCCGCACACGCGCTGTCGATCATCCATCGGGACATCAAGCCGGACAACATCCTCCTCGAGGGGACTCGCGGCCGCGTGATGGTGACGGACTTCGGCATCGCCAAGGCGATGTCGTCGACCAGCAGCGCCACGCTGACCTCCGCGGGGATGGCGATCGGTACGCCGTCGTACATGAGCCCGGAGCAGGCCGCCGGCGAGCGCGAGATCGACGGCCGCAGCGACCTCTATTCGGTCGGCGTCGTTGCCTATCAGATGTTGTCGGGGGAGCTGCCGTTCAACGCCCCGACGGTGGCTGGTATCCTGATGAAGCACATCACGGAGGTCGCACCGCTGCTGCACGAGAAGTATCCGGACATCCCGGAGGACCTCTCGTTGGCGGTGGCGCGTTGCCTCGAGAAGGACCCCGAGAACCGCTGGGCGTCGGCCGAGGCGCTTCGCCGGGCCCTCGAGAGCCGGTCGGTGGCTGGCTATCGCCCGACCGGGCTGGGCATGCGCGCCGCCGAGCGTGCCGCGGCGCCGAATCGGACTGCCTCACCCAACCGCGCAGGCAATCCGACCCGCCCCTCGCCGCGCCCGCTGGCGCGTCCGCCGCTGGGTGATCGCGGGACGGCGCGCCCGACCCGTGCCCCGCTGGGCGACGCCGCCGGCAATCGGAACAACCTCCCCGGCCGTCCGGCCGCGCGGGACGTCGGTGGTCTCCGCGACGCCGGGCGGGTGGCGCGTGAGCAGGGGCGCGCGGTGCGCCGCGGCCTCAAGAACAACGAGCCGGCGCTTCCCGAAACGGGCGAGCCGAAGTTGGTGCGCCAGGCGCGGGCGGAGTTCGCCAAGTTCGCCGCGGTGGTCGGTGGCTGCTTCATGATCAACGTGGCCACCGGCCTCGACGGGCCGTGGTTCCTCTTTGTGGCCGGCGGCATGTCGATCGGCCTCTTCAAGCGTTACTCCGAGCTGTGGCAGGCGGGGTACTCGTGGCGCGACGTGCTCAATCGCCCCGATGCCCCCGACGCCATTCCGGCGAGCCAGACGAAGGCGCTCAAGGGCATCAGGCAGGTCGCCGCGCCGAAGCCCGAGGAGTATGGGCCGTGGCTGCCGAAGATGCAGCAGGTCTATGGCGACCGCAGCGCGATCATCTCGCTCTGGGGCTCGCTGACCGACACCGACCGCTCGATGTTCCCCGAGATGATCCAGACCATCGATGGTCTCCACGATCGCGCCGGGCAGCTGGCGCGCACCCTCAACGACATGGATCGGGTCGGGGTGCAGGACGTCGTGACGATCGAGGCGCGGCTGGCCGAGCTCAAGTCGCGGCCGGAGAGCGAGGAGCGCGACCGCCAGCAGGCGATGCTCGACCGTCAGCTCAAGGCGTGTCTCGACCTGCAGAACCGACGCACCGAGATCACCGACAAGCTGGAGAGCAGCGTGCTGATGATGCAGGGGCTTCGGCTGGAATTGCTGCGCATCAAGGAACGCGGCGTCGGCGCCATGAGCGACAACCTCGCCCTGGCGACGCAGCAGGCCCGCGCGATCACGCGGGATATCGACAATGCGATCAGCGCGGCGGCAGAGGTGAAGGGGCTGTAG
- a CDS encoding nucleotide pyrophosphohydrolase encodes MSLTDSQRRVDAWIAQFEEGYFHPLTNMTRLSEEVGELAREVNHRFGQKTKKRDEAEGSMGMEMADILFVLICMANREGIDLQVAFDAMMAKVETRDADRWTKKTNGEQTA; translated from the coding sequence ATGTCCCTGACCGATTCCCAGCGCCGGGTTGACGCCTGGATCGCCCAATTCGAGGAAGGCTACTTCCATCCGCTGACCAACATGACGCGCCTCAGCGAAGAGGTGGGTGAGCTGGCGCGCGAGGTGAATCACCGCTTCGGCCAGAAGACCAAGAAGCGGGATGAGGCGGAGGGCAGTATGGGCATGGAGATGGCCGACATCCTCTTCGTGCTGATCTGCATGGCGAACCGCGAGGGGATCGATCTGCAGGTGGCGTTCGACGCGATGATGGCGAAGGTGGAGACGCGGGATGCGGATCGGTGGACAAAGAAGACCAACGGGGAGCAGACGGCGTGA
- a CDS encoding dehydrogenase E1 component subunit alpha/beta: MATRTPARSRSATKLDKADLLEFYRLMLLSRRLDDKEIQLKRQNRIFFQISGAGHEAVLVAAAKVFRAAHDWFYLYYRDRAFCLGLGMTATEQLLSAVAAAEDPNSGGRQMPSHWGHKELNIVSTSSPTGTQFLQAVGAAETWLRASADERLSELTRGDEVILCTTGDGTTSEGEFWEAMNSACNLKLPVVFLVEDNGYAISVPVQVQTAGGSISKLLGSFPNLLIIEVDGCDPVASHEAMQRAHDYCRQRKGPALVHAHVIRPYSHSLSDDEVHYRTTAEREADALRDPVTVFPRQLVEQGVATEAELALIQQQIEEEVTIATDIALAAPQPALNTIYDYVYSPDVDPTAEQFDTEDDPQTSGDPTTMVDLLNSCLKDEMTRDPRIVIFGEDVADASKPEALGDVKGKGGVFKVTWGLQKLFGSDRVYNSPLAEANIVGRAIGLATRGMKPVVEIQFFDYIWPAYMQIRDELALMRWRSNNAFASPVVIRVTYGGYLKGGAVYHSQTGAAIFTGVPGLRVICPSTALDANGLLRTAIRCEDPVIFLEHKHLYRQAYNKGAYPGPNFMIPFGKANVVKEGSDATLITYGAVVQRAVQAAKDLEEATGQRVEVIDLRSLNPVDWDTIAASVKKTSRVIVAYEDSLSWGYGSEIAAKIADEMFEWLDAPVRRIAATDTFVAYAPELEDVILPQVESLGKAMREILAY, encoded by the coding sequence ATGGCTACTCGAACCCCTGCGCGCTCGCGGTCCGCCACCAAGCTCGACAAGGCCGACCTGCTTGAGTTCTACCGGTTGATGCTCCTCTCCCGGCGCCTCGACGACAAGGAAATCCAGCTCAAGCGCCAGAATCGGATCTTCTTCCAGATCTCCGGCGCCGGGCACGAAGCGGTCCTGGTGGCTGCGGCGAAGGTGTTCCGCGCCGCCCACGACTGGTTCTACCTCTACTACCGCGACCGCGCCTTCTGCCTCGGCCTCGGCATGACCGCCACCGAGCAGCTCCTCTCGGCCGTGGCGGCCGCGGAGGATCCGAACTCCGGTGGGCGCCAGATGCCGTCGCACTGGGGGCACAAGGAGCTCAACATCGTCTCGACCTCCTCGCCGACCGGGACCCAGTTCCTGCAGGCGGTGGGCGCGGCCGAGACGTGGCTGCGCGCGTCCGCCGATGAGCGGCTGAGCGAGCTGACCCGCGGCGACGAAGTGATCCTCTGCACCACCGGCGACGGCACCACCAGCGAGGGCGAGTTCTGGGAGGCGATGAACTCCGCCTGCAATCTCAAGCTGCCGGTGGTCTTCCTGGTCGAGGACAACGGCTATGCGATCTCCGTCCCGGTGCAGGTGCAGACCGCCGGCGGCTCGATCTCGAAGTTGCTGGGTTCCTTCCCGAACCTGCTGATCATTGAAGTCGATGGCTGCGATCCGGTGGCCTCCCACGAGGCGATGCAGCGGGCGCACGACTACTGCCGCCAGCGGAAGGGGCCGGCGCTTGTCCATGCCCACGTCATCCGCCCCTACTCGCACTCGCTCTCGGACGACGAGGTCCACTACCGGACCACCGCCGAGCGCGAGGCCGACGCCCTCCGCGATCCGGTGACGGTCTTCCCGCGGCAGTTGGTCGAGCAGGGCGTGGCGACGGAAGCGGAGTTGGCGCTGATTCAGCAGCAAATCGAGGAAGAGGTCACCATCGCGACCGACATCGCGCTGGCCGCGCCGCAGCCGGCGTTGAACACCATCTATGACTACGTCTATTCGCCCGACGTCGATCCGACCGCGGAGCAGTTCGACACCGAGGACGATCCGCAGACCAGCGGCGACCCGACCACGATGGTGGACCTGCTCAACAGCTGCCTCAAGGACGAGATGACCCGCGATCCGCGGATCGTCATCTTCGGTGAGGATGTCGCCGATGCCTCGAAGCCCGAGGCCTTGGGCGACGTGAAGGGGAAGGGCGGCGTCTTCAAGGTGACGTGGGGGCTGCAGAAGCTCTTCGGCTCGGACCGGGTCTACAACTCACCACTCGCCGAGGCCAACATCGTCGGCCGCGCGATCGGCCTGGCCACGCGCGGGATGAAGCCGGTGGTCGAGATCCAGTTCTTCGACTACATCTGGCCCGCCTACATGCAGATCCGCGACGAACTCGCGCTGATGCGCTGGCGCTCCAACAACGCCTTCGCGTCGCCCGTGGTCATCCGCGTGACGTATGGCGGCTATCTGAAGGGCGGGGCGGTGTACCACTCGCAGACCGGCGCGGCGATCTTCACCGGCGTCCCCGGCCTCCGCGTGATCTGCCCGAGCACCGCACTCGATGCCAATGGCCTCCTCCGGACGGCGATCCGTTGCGAAGATCCGGTGATCTTCCTCGAGCACAAGCACCTCTACCGCCAGGCCTACAACAAGGGCGCCTACCCGGGCCCGAACTTCATGATTCCGTTCGGCAAGGCGAACGTGGTCAAGGAAGGCAGCGACGCCACGCTGATCACCTACGGCGCCGTGGTCCAGCGCGCGGTGCAGGCCGCCAAGGACCTCGAGGAGGCCACCGGGCAGCGCGTCGAGGTGATCGACCTCCGCTCGCTCAATCCGGTCGACTGGGACACCATCGCCGCCTCGGTCAAGAAGACCTCGCGCGTGATCGTCGCCTACGAGGACTCGCTCTCGTGGGGCTATGGCTCGGAGATCGCCGCGAAGATCGCCGACGAGATGTTCGAGTGGCTCGATGCCCCGGTGCGCCGCATTGCCGCCACCGACACCTTCGTGGCCTACGCGCCGGAGCTCGAGGACGTGATTCTGCCACAGGTGGAGAGTCTGGGGAAGGCGATGCGGGAGATTCTGGCCTACTGA
- the rsgA gene encoding ribosome small subunit-dependent GTPase A, whose translation MTAPVGTVLAREGGSYRLLLDGREYVAILRGKAKRAEDRAIAGDIVTIDPATLTEETLAITGVEPRRSLLARRVPDGRGTRPVAANVDQVVVVIAAADPDPIPQLMDRLLVVAEANEIPCWVVVNKTDLGSAAPIEAHLRASGYRVLPTAARAGEGVEALRTALFGATSVLTGPSGAGKSSLLNALEPGLGLRVGAVSAKVGRGTHTTVTATMIPMAGGGFVVDTPGFSEVGVWDLARGELDSCFPEFREFVGSCKYGDCLHRIEPGCAIRAAVARGDIPAARHDSYLAILAELEGLPESWE comes from the coding sequence TTGACTGCGCCGGTCGGGACCGTCCTCGCCCGGGAAGGTGGCAGCTATCGTCTCCTCCTCGATGGCCGCGAATACGTCGCCATCCTCCGCGGCAAGGCGAAGCGCGCCGAGGATCGGGCCATCGCCGGTGACATCGTCACGATCGACCCGGCCACGCTCACCGAAGAGACGCTCGCGATCACTGGCGTCGAGCCGCGGCGCTCGTTGCTTGCGCGTCGCGTGCCGGATGGACGCGGGACGCGGCCGGTCGCGGCGAACGTCGATCAAGTGGTCGTGGTCATCGCCGCCGCCGACCCCGATCCGATTCCGCAGTTGATGGATCGCCTGCTGGTGGTGGCCGAGGCCAATGAGATCCCCTGCTGGGTCGTCGTCAACAAGACCGATCTCGGATCGGCTGCCCCGATCGAGGCGCACCTGCGGGCGTCGGGCTATCGTGTGCTGCCCACGGCGGCGCGCGCCGGCGAAGGGGTGGAAGCACTGCGCACGGCGCTCTTCGGCGCGACCTCGGTGCTTACCGGGCCCAGTGGTGCAGGGAAGTCGTCGTTGCTGAATGCCCTTGAGCCGGGGCTCGGCCTGCGCGTCGGGGCCGTCTCGGCCAAGGTCGGTCGCGGGACCCACACCACCGTCACGGCAACGATGATCCCGATGGCCGGGGGCGGCTTCGTGGTCGACACGCCGGGCTTCAGTGAAGTGGGAGTGTGGGACCTGGCGCGCGGGGAACTCGATTCCTGCTTTCCGGAGTTCCGCGAGTTCGTTGGCAGCTGCAAGTACGGCGATTGCCTCCATCGCATCGAACCCGGCTGCGCCATCCGTGCCGCCGTGGCGCGCGGCGACATTCCTGCCGCCCGCCACGATTCCTACCTCGCCATCCTTGCCGAACTCGAGGGACTCCCCGAGTCCTGGGAGTAG